aaaatcattctgtaattattctgttttttatcttattatgtcttttgtactattttcttttcttttcttttttttttcttttcttctcttagttaCCAAAAATAGCCCTAGTGTAAAAGTCATTGTCCAACGCAACACAAGCCAATTAATCTCTTCAACATTAAGTGAAAGTCATTGCATAGGACTAGGCATGAGTTAGCAAACCGATGTCGTAACGAGCGGTTCAAAGGCTGGATATGTCCATTGTACACCAACAAAATCGCTCAATTAGATTAGTTGTTGATGCAACCCAATTGCATCCAAGCTCAACAACTAAGCCTTTGCGGAGATCTACCTACAtcaacccaagcccagaaaGCACATTTGGTTCTGGACCAAGGCATAACAAGTTGGAACATTGTGACCCAAACATCAAAAAGCACTAAAGAAGTTGGCTCAAACACTTTTGGCCAAATCCACTATTGGGAGTCCCTAAAAGACTTTTTAAAGCTCCTCTTGCTCTTCCTCAAGTCAAGAAGATTCCCTTCTCTTAAAAGTACAAAGAAAGCCTACTTGAAAGTCACTACTTATCTTGAGACAAGAATCAAGACTTTGAAATTTGCATCAAGATCTTAGACAATACAAATTTTTGTAGTAACCCAAGATAATGAGATTTCtctaccatctttcttttcttctcttgtgtaATCTCAACCTTGGGATCTTAGGGGCAGAAATTGAGATTTTAGAATATTATCTTATAAAAGGCCACCAAAGATAGTATATAAAAATAGAATGAGAAGagtttttaattgaatttgattaatcaaattGTGGTTCTCCAATTGAAAGATTCCTTTGAAAATTAGAAGAGTTTCTTTCCATCTTTGAAGAGTTGGAATTTTTTGCTTCACTTCCATCCTAGAAGAGTTTCAAGACCCCCCTGGTGTTGCAATCATCCTAGAAGAGTTGCATTTCAGCCCAATCcatccattttcatttttttattttttttcatttctaaattCGGATCTGTGTAAGTCTAGTAACTTGTTAGCCATTTTAAACCTTTTTTTCACCCAGAATATTGATAATTCATATCTCCAAAAAGTTATAGCCCCACTTCTTGTCTTTAATTCTCAAtttgaatcacccaaaaacGATATCGGAGTAGAAAGCTATCCCCAAATTACTGATCAAAGGTCATTCTGTCAAAAATTGGTTTTATCTACAAAGTCAAGTACTCTCCCGATTTTTGTATTCGAGCAATCTCGTGAGGGAGATTGCATCAGTTATGCTTGGGTTACCCAAGCTAGGATAAGTCAAGTCCAGCATGTCAATATTCATAAAATACATCATCTTCTCAAACATCAAGTCAATAATGGGGAATTGTACAGTTAattaataagagaaaaaatagaccCGCATATTTATGAAGTTAGGCTGTGTTTCgtagccaagagaaaaaaaaaaagaaaagaaaaaagtacactttaggttaaaaatttttctttgcacttgttATGTCTTCACCACCTAAgagaagattttccttttcaaatttaaatttcctcttgggaattgtgaaattttcttttactcccccaaaaattttcttgtcaaaaacacaaaaaaacataagaaaatatgaaaacataataagacaaaaaatgaatgattacaaaatgatttcttatgtgtctatctctctcctaaaattcaaaattttttgaattttttgaatttttttctcttcttttcttttcttttcttttcttttcttctcttctcttggtaacgaaacatacatattctttttattttctcaccatttcttctcttttcttttcttttcttctcttggctaccagaCATAGCcttagagaaagaaagagaattatatACTTTCAATGTACCTCTTTGTTTGGGAAGATTTTGAATCTTCTCAACATAAtataaatttttcaaaaaaaatattactttcAACAAGCTCCTTGTCTGGGGAGATTTTAAGTCTTTCGAACAGAATATAAGttttttggtttctatttttttttttgggtggaagggGAAAGAATGCAATCATCCATGCTTGATTTCTGAAAAGGACACACAAGACATGGGAACACAAGCTTCTGGGTGTCCCCACACATGGTAAGCCTGATCAGACCCAGAGTATGGAGACGAAACCATCAAAGCAACCACATTGGAAAGTCACAGTATTGGTCCCATTAGATAACTCTCAGTGAAGACTGAAAAGAACCCCAGACCCTGATTACCCCAAAGCTATGGCCCAATGCCAAGCCAGCCCAGTACAAAACATACAGGCCCATGAAGCACTTAAACCAAATCATTCAGTCAATTACATTTACAAAACCGCCCCCTTATCACTAAAAAACAAGTGAGAATAGAGATAGACACAGAAGTGATAGCCTTTCCCTGAAAGCATATACAAGGACAAAACTCTTACCTAACAAAAGAAAGCAATCCTAAGAAACTTTAATGTAATACTGACTAGAGCTATAATAATCAAGAAATTATAAACAGACAAAAGACCTTGActctttttgggccaatagttTCCCATAAAACCAAAATAGGAAGTGTTTCCATAATTCAACTTCTGTGTAGAAGCCAATCATCCTTACCTTACATATTAAGTTTTCAGACCTAAATGGAATTGACCACAACTCCACAACCTAAGTATTTAAAATATCCCTCTACCCCCTCGGCCCCTCCTATATGAGATTTCATCCAGCGTCCCTATTGGTTTTGTTCGCTAGCTTAAGGTATAGTAGTTTGCGGTCAATAAGTTTTTGAAACCTTATAAattattggggaaaaaaaaaatccaacctaATAGAAAGATTTCAATATACGGAAAGTGATTGGCGACCCGACGTAGTCTTTTCCCCAATCAATAGAACACCAATATTAGAGAACCTAAAAGTTAAGGCTCTCTTcgatttgatttctatttgtatttatttgacttatttctatttttacaagtgtttggtataatttatagcatttatttctatttataataaattcgaataaatcacaaatcacaaattactctcaaactatttgtgatttgttgcAGCAAAtcatttatattgatttttattatcttaaatgAGCATGtatgctaaactactcaaaatcaatggtaaatatgtAACTTCAATATGCTTTTTactttttgaataaaaaaaccccaaatcttattAACTTTCTTGCTCGAAGCTCAAAGCTTAGGGTGAAAATTGAAAccttttttctcattatataatctattttataaataataactaAATGAATATTATTTGTGGtatataatttattgtcacaaataatttctaaaaaatagttaataaatacaaatagaaatcataccaaagagagcctaagagGCAAGGAGAAATTATGACAATTTGCAGCCCTCAACGGAGGATTGAACTAAACTCAAATTCcatttactttaaaaaaataaaaaaaataaactcaaattggtGCCTTGGTTCCCATGTCAAAGAGAGGTGGATCCTCCAATTCTGTATCCCTTTTGCTTTCTTAAGTACACATTCTCACCTTCTAAATAGAATAAGTGGGACAAGTGATAGCCTCTTACATGTATGTGCAAGTGAATGTACGTGTAGAGGATTTATTCTCATCCAACTTtgcctctttttcttttattctctaaTATATTTGATCAATAGCAATCATGTCCCCCTCAATATCCTCAAATCAATCAACATTAGCCAAGGTCCAAGCTTGTTTTACTCACGTAGGGTGTGTGTGGCAACTTTTCTATTCCAAAATAGTATTTTTGAGAAGTATTTCTTTGTGTCTGTTAATTTGAAATACTTCTATACAAGAAAGtaaattgaaaatatatatatatatatatatatgtatatatattattaaaaaaaaatacacgtATAAAATACATATTAATTAGGATGGATGTGACGGTGGAGCTGGCAGTAGTCGTGAATTATTCATTATTACGGTGCAAGAGTCATATCCGCTTGCATTTTGCACCCTATCACATGGGCAGGCTACCAAGTGAAGGGGCATCTTTTCCCTATTTGTTGTGTTGGATCTTTTTGGttaatcttctttgtttctattcCAAAAAATTCACTTTCAATTTGCTTCTTAAAAGTCTTCGAAATGTATATTTTTACCCaactcattgaaaaaaaaaatagatcaaaagTCTCATATACATGTGCTATTCCAaatgtcttaaaaaaaaaaaaaaacaaaccaaaaaaacaaacacaaaaaacgaaatcaaaaacaaagaaaaacaaaaaacaaaacaaaacaataatcTTTGTTGCCTTCAAgtaatccattttaatgtcttaaattttaaaacatcCGCCCTAAGACCTTTTTTATCCACACCGAGTAGTCTGTCCCATAGTTAGTTTGAGAATGTATACATACGACAAATAAACGAGCCATACAAAAATAATACTTTTCAAAAAATCGGTGTAATAAAACGCACACGACAATGATACGATACCTGTATAATACAATTGCTATGTAAAAATCTGAAagcaaaaaatacaaatttattttgatattaaGAATTAACTAAAACTAGTTGTttacaactaaattctaatatctcATGCTCTCTTGAACACCTAAATCCAATCTAACTTTTCAATTGGagaacattattttttttcatttaatatttattaagtttAATCATATCTATCATAACCATGCATgtaagcaaataaataaataaaatagggaagGAGCCAACTGTAGCCAGATCATTACCTTCAGGCTTAACAAACGACCCCCTATGATTACGTATTGACTTGGTCTTTCCTAAAGGTTGAGTGGGCTAGGGGCTGACCCCACGAAAGCCCACCTGAGTCAGTTCCAAAAAGATACAAAAATTGCACATAGACCAATATAAaaactctcaagtctcaactttGACCCTAAACCTATTAAGATCCATTATCTATAGTGGGGGCCGAGAGGGGCCTGAAATTGggatgaaagaaagaaacaacaaaaacacaCATTTAGTAATGGACACCTCATGTGACCCATCCAGTAAAGATGGCAGAATCACAGAAATGGAAAACAAGGGGGTGACCACTGAGTAAAAGAGGAATCAAACTGTAGCCCTCACATGAAAGTTCTTTAAATACCAAATATTTTTCCTATATAACTAAATTTGCATATATACATAGCCAGTATAATACAGAatttaaagtaagaaaatagAATAGAACCCGTCTGCTTACATAGTCACTATACCAGCACACAGAATAACATGGAAGGGGTTTTGTCCAGAAAGGGAAATGGTGGGGAACACTGCCTCTGGCCCCTTGTTGGGCAAACCATCCCTCCTTGTGTACTTAAAGGAGGGAGGGAAAGCATAAGAGGATGAAGGGTTTAGTGTGGCCTAGGTCCTTTATTATGGTTAGGTCTGTAGAGTGTGGAGTGTTTTCGTTTTGAATGCTCAATTGTTCTGGTTCTCCACCTGGATTTGAGCTGCTACACCAAAAATAGAAGTTTCACCTCTCTGACTCGATGCCTTCACTGGCATCAGTCGTGGCCCTATTAAATGAGTATCAATCAAATTCAAAAATCCAATGTCCAATTAATTAGAAAAGTTATGTCAACAGAACAGCATCAATTCTAACGGAAAAAACAAGGCAACATCAAAGACACCCATTGACCCATTAAATTTCAATGGGATGACCAGCTACTCATATAGAGCTTATCCACCCaagaaagaaatcaattaaTATTGTACTGTTAGACACAGACTCGATAGCCTCCTTCTTATATAGTGGGGAAGAAGGAGATTTGAAAGAGAAAGGTGGCTTGGGAATTCAATGTAGCTTATGATAATGTTAAGTGCTGGTGGGGAAGAAAAATCACTAATCAGCACTGGACCGTCCCAAAGCATACATGCATGTGCAAGATCAGAGTAGTCCGACAAAGAGATGGAGGTATGTGGGGTCCATGTGATTTGATGGAGGATCAGAGTCCACCAGGGTTCCACATTCTTATATTTGTGGGGAAGAGATGAAACCCAAGTGGTGATAAATAAGGCAAAAGAACAGGGTAGGAATATAAAATGTCCACGAGCAAGTGATTTGGGTCTTCCAGTAGAGCAAAGGGAGAAACAGAGCAGAGCAAAAGACAATAAACTTTGCCAGCAATGAAAAATGGCTTTAGCTGGGGGAATCTCCTCAGAGCTCTCGACCGTCCACAAGCATGTTACCTTCACGGATATCAactctaattaaaaaaaaaagtaaacaaaaaCTAACCGTTAGTAAAGTAGTAAATACATATTAAAGAATCATATTCTCACCTATAAAGAAACCaaatttaaaattgagaaaataccCTCGAAATTATAAGATGGGGGAACATGAAACAGGTAACCGAGAAGGTAGGGAGAGTGACAGCTTGGCGTAGACTTCCACACAAGGGTCCAAGATCGAGAACAAAGAGGGGGAACGCTCCCTGTCGCGGGGCCTCTGCGCTAACGCCCTCTGTTGGAAGATAGGCACACCAGCGTATTTTAGCACCAGACCTGGGCATAGGGAAAGATAGCGACCACAAAGGGGGAACAGACACCGCGAAGGGGCAGAAAAAAGACAAAGACATGAACAGAGTTTTGGGATCAGACTGACGTGCAAAAACATTCAGCATAGCTCACCCATTGGAGCCTTCTGCTTACCTgtatttatctttttctttttttttcatcatttcccAAACTCCAACATGTTtcagtgaataaaataaaaaagaaaaagaggaatgCATGAAGATGAAGATCTGACTTCTGAATATTGAAAGCGATgacaaatgacctaaacgaaaaataagaaaatataagccaaaaacaatgaaaaaaatgcaaattttaCCTAAACTCACCATGAAATGACTAATTTGAGCCAATGGGAATCTGCAACAACCCACCGCAACCAGGGAACAACGAACCTGAGAACTAACTCACAGTTTAGAAGACATGGCACCAGCGGGAATCAGGATACAGGACCACCACCAACACCAAAAACCCATTAAAGAAGATATGAAGGAAAAGCTATGAGAACAGTATGGACGAAGAAGCGCAACAATGTGAAATTCCCAACGGATATAACAAAATACACAAAAGCGAATCAGCAAACTTACAATAAAAATGATCTTGTCAACTGGAACAAATCTCTTAATGACTGACACAGTAATAGGTCAGTCCTTTTCTAAGAAGAGATTACAATAACCAGCAAAAACAGAGcgtaagaaaaagaaattagagGAACAGCATTCCAACCCTTAGCAGGGTGGAAGAAATCCTACATTAGACAGAAGGGCCCGCATATATACATCTAAAATCTGTAAGCGAATAATACCCCGCACAATGGAAGAACCATAGAACGGTGAGGGGGTGAGAGGGAAGCGGAAgttaaaatttttcaaaatgttACCAAAATACactgaaaccaaatcaattccGATCAGTTCGATTTCTGGTTGTGTGGCCCTTGCTGGATGTTCCATCCTTCTTATGAGGAGAAGAAAATAACTGTCCGAAGCCGAAGACCGAACCAGATTTCGACGATCCTCGAAGCGAACAAACCGGAACGTTTAGAACAGGGGTAACTCTGACATTTGCAGAATAAGATCTCTCCATTCCTCTGTGTTTAATCCTCGGGCCACCATTGAAGCTGCTCGGACTGCTCGAGCTCCTCTCTAAGCTCTGGAACACGATTTTTCCAGAAGAGTTCATCCGAGGACTGTCGACAGAGGCCCCTCTAGAAGGAGTAGTAGTTGAATCAGGTGCTCTACGAATCGGGCTCCGTCCGACTCTCACCTTAGGACGTTCAGCCGCAAAAGGCCTAACGTTCTCGCTTGCAGTTGCTGTGGCAGTTCTAGCCGTTGCTGGCTTCCTTAGTTTAAGCCTTGGTGGGTTCCTGCCCAGAGAAAATGTTTGGCTCGGATTCGGTTTATCCGAATCAAGGGAAAGCCTCGGGAGATCTTCATGGTCAGGgccagaagaagatgaagaagaaagagaaaggcgGGAAGAAATCGAAACGGACTCCGAATCAGAATCCCTCAGCAACGGAAGGCTCAACGTAGAATCTGCCCCCGCTGAAGACGATTTCGAGCTCCTGTGGAGGAAATGCTTCAATGTCTTGGGGTTAATATTCTTCGAAGAGAAAGACGAATCAGACTTCTTCAAATCCTGCTTAGCGTGATTGCTCTGCAGCTTCTTCAACCCTAGAAGCTCTCTCCATCTACTCGAACATCTCGGCGCCTTAGGGGAGAATAAGTACGGATCTGTCCCGGACACCTCAGCTCTCCGGCGCGATTTCATCTCCTCTGGTGACCTTATCTCCTCCGAAGTCGACGTTGCCGCGGTCGAATCAACAGAAGGACGAACCGTGGTAAGTTGCAGAGGCACAAGCTTCCCATCGGAGAAGAGCTCGTCCGCCGGAAGCATTGTCACCGGATCTTCAAGCCTGAACTCAAAATCTCCAAAATCCTTGCCGTAAACTTCGGGATCTTGTTTCTCCGTAGACTTCTGTTGTTCAGCTGTTGAGGACGTCTTCGCATTCGGATCCTCTTCGGGGAAATCACGGCTGAAAGAAATTCTAGGACTCAACCAGCCGTACGCCGGGAACGTCGGAGGACAGTCGAGAAAAGTCTCCGGCGAAACTCCGACGTTGTTCACGCAAGCCGAAGCCATCACCGATGATCATGCAGCACGTGACACCAGTAAAACACAACCAGAAATAACGAAAGAATATCAAAATCCAAGGAAAATTATCCAATTGGAAATAATGTTTTGAAATGAAAACTCAGATTTTCGCCTGAATCATATCGCCGGAGTGGAATAATCCTGTAGATCTCTATATAAATATAGAAAGCTCagatagagagagagtgtgAAGAGAAGCGTAGTTCCCGCCCCACTAGGGTTTGGAAATGGTTTGGTGTGTTTACGACtggtattttcttttttatagttGAAGAGGAGGACTACCTTTGAAGTTTTCGATCCAGTCTGACAGCTGTTTGATTACGTGGAATTTAGGGCCACGTAGgttgaatttctttttttggaaagCTTTATCCGCCCTTGGTTTTACATAGAACTACGATAGTGACACTTCCGAGTTGCGACAAAATGAAAGCAAGTGGCAAGTGCCACGTAGCCCGTTGTGTTGAAATGACCTATATAACCCAACTGGAGTACGGAGTACCACATTGAAGTAGATAAATTTACTAGGGCGCGCGTGCCTAGACAATAGACATGACCTTATCCTCCTCACGGGGTGGGGCCATGGCTATGGGTCCCGTGTTGATACCAAGTTTGACACATTACCAATATATTGTCCCctctcctaccaaaaaaaatatattctgtCCTCTTTCCGTTGAACAGTTTGAAATTGACTTACGTGGCACAAAATATGGTACAAAAGAAACGCCGAAACAGTCTTTATTGAAATTCTGAcctaattaccaaaaaaaaaaactgaccgATTATAGATTGATACATCCCAATACTAGAGAGATAATTTAAGAGTGTGTTTGGAATGCATTCTTATCTGAGAATGCATTTTATAGAACAACAGAAATGTTATTTTGATATGCTTTCTATTTCTTGAATCTTAGAGTGCGACTGAAAATGTATCTTATTCTACAACGGGTTCTCTATCCTATTAGGAATGTCTTCTCCAGTTTGAGATGGATAATgaaaatgcatatcaaacataGCCAAATTAATGGCCGTAGTATACTTTATAGACAAATGGAAGTGATGCATAATAGCATTGAATCTACTATCTAGTAAGggaaaactttaaaaaattaaaggttGATGAACTATAGGTTTGGTAAATGTTAGAAAGTAGAACTTAAGAGAGACGGTTCCCTCCATTACTCGTGTGCAATTTCGGGCCTTGGAGTGAGGGTATCACgggatacaataaatatatggGGTATATAAGTCATTTTATAGGGATGTTGTTACAGTAATCTAGGTcttgaaaagaactaccccatTTAGTTTCGAAATTCAACTGATAATGTGCAAATCTTACCCAAAACTTAAATAGGCTAATTAAGATGGATTGAGAtagagaaaattgattttggatTGACAATGAAGTCTTGACATTGAATCCTACCTTCACCAATCTTCTTCTAGACATTCAACTAGAtgctttaaaaagaaaaattccaaaCTAAGAAACTTGAATGAAAGGCCTCATTTGGATGACTtgtattcattttattttatcattctattacttaggattttttttggggggggggggggggggggggtgttaaaCAAGGGATTTTAGTTAATAATGCAAGAAATAGGATTCAAACTTAAAATCTGGTTTTTGTATCCATTTTATTTTCGCTCAAAATTGGGTTAATTGAATTGACTTTCTGTTGTTTGTAAATTTGGATATGCAAGTTGAATAGAGCTTACCTCCACTTTCTTTGTTGCATATCTGTTTAGTTGCTCTTAATAAGTCAGTTTTGCTTCCTCTCTGATGGTCACTTTCCTTACCATTTTGAGAATAAGACTCTTTCATCTTAATCCATTTAGGATCAACACATTGATTTTTTTCACAATGTCTTTTTGAACCGTATGCATCCAATGGTGCATATACGGTTCCTAAAGGGATACTATTTTGTTTTAATCAAACAACTTCATCGCAAAAGATTACTTTCTTTAGGCCAAGAGGTTgatagcaaaaaaaatatatatttcacaaacaaacaaaaccttATACTAACTAAATGGAGTCTCGTCTATATGGATTCTTACCTTCCGATCAGCTCAGTTTGAATATCGAGCTCATACTTGACACAAGGCTATAGCTATGTATGCCTTTTCTCACCACTTTTTCTAGGTTTTTTTAGATTTGCCTCTGGCTCTTTCACCTCtttcaatcaaaatcaaatcacttCTTCGTACTGGACCATCTAAAGGCtataatccattttttttttccgtacaCAATAATCCCAAAATTattgaatttaaaaataaatattgaaaGTCAATAATCTGAGTTTTACATTCCAAATCCACATTGGTGTTTACAAATTTTAACCACAGCTTCTATATTTAGATCGATTTCATTCCTTCTCCATTAGCTATAACTAATTTCTATGGTGT
This genomic stretch from Macadamia integrifolia cultivar HAES 741 chromosome 2, SCU_Mint_v3, whole genome shotgun sequence harbors:
- the LOC122071268 gene encoding putative protein TPRXL — encoded protein: MASACVNNVGVSPETFLDCPPTFPAYGWLSPRISFSRDFPEEDPNAKTSSTAEQQKSTEKQDPEVYGKDFGDFEFRLEDPVTMLPADELFSDGKLVPLQLTTVRPSVDSTAATSTSEEIRSPEEMKSRRRAEVSGTDPYLFSPKAPRCSSRWRELLGLKKLQSNHAKQDLKKSDSSFSSKNINPKTLKHFLHRSSKSSSAGADSTLSLPLLRDSDSESVSISSRLSLSSSSSSGPDHEDLPRLSLDSDKPNPSQTFSLGRNPPRLKLRKPATARTATATASENVRPFAAERPKVRVGRSPIRRAPDSTTTPSRGASVDSPRMNSSGKIVFQSLERSSSSPSSFNGGPRIKHRGMERSYSANVRVTPVLNVPVCSLRGSSKSGSVFGFGQLFSSPHKKDGTSSKGHTTRNRTDRN